In Bacillota bacterium, a single genomic region encodes these proteins:
- a CDS encoding ATP-dependent Clp protease ATP-binding subunit — MMFGGLTERAQRVLQLSQEEARRLGHDVVGTEHLLLGLVGEGQGIAARALQNLGINLDNVREAVESMVGRGDPERVRMLTLTPRAKKVLELAMAEARQLGQGYIGTEHILLGLIREGEGVAAQVLTSLGADLEKVRKEVVGLLGEAPGAAAKGRKAHKTPTLDQYGRDLTAMAEEGKLDPVIGRAKEIERVIQVLSRRTKNNPVLIGDPGVGKTAIVEGLAQNVARGDVPEVLRGKRVIALDMGSMVAGTKFRGEFEERLKRVVDEIRASGDVVLFIDEMHTIVGAGAAEGAIDAANILKPALARGELQCIGATTIDEYRKYVEKDAALERRFQPIMVGEPTVDETIAILEGLRDRYEAHHRVKITDEALRAAARLADRYITDRFLPDKAIDLVDEASSKVRLATTIEPPDLKKLEDEFNRIRTEKEAAIKNEEFEKAANLRDKEQKIKEEIDARKNEWQSKRGMAEATVTAEHIAQVVSSWTGVPVAQLAEEETRRLLKLEEILHKRVIGQDEPVEALARAIRRARAGLKDPRRPIGSFIFLGPTGVGKTELARALAEALFGDEDAMIAFDMSEYMERHTVSRLIGAPPGYVGYEEAGQLTERVRRRPYSVVLFDEIEKAHPDVFNVLLQVLEDGRLTDGKGRTVDFRNTVVIMTSNVGANLIDRESKLGFTAREDEDYSYERMKEKITSELRRTFRPEFLNRVDEVIVFRALTPEQIRQIVDLQLKDVEARLRDHDIHLEVTDEAKELLAKEGFSREFGARPLRRTIERMVENRLSEELLQGYVKDGDTVRVTVKEGAIVVEKKQGVAVGRE; from the coding sequence ATGATGTTCGGAGGACTCACCGAAAGAGCGCAGCGGGTCCTTCAACTCTCCCAGGAGGAGGCGAGACGACTCGGCCACGATGTCGTCGGCACGGAACACCTCCTGCTCGGGCTGGTCGGAGAGGGTCAGGGTATCGCCGCCCGTGCCCTTCAAAACTTGGGCATAAACCTCGACAACGTGCGGGAAGCGGTGGAGAGCATGGTGGGCCGGGGCGATCCGGAACGCGTGCGCATGCTGACGCTCACACCACGCGCGAAGAAAGTGCTCGAGCTCGCCATGGCGGAAGCACGGCAGCTCGGCCAGGGGTATATCGGCACTGAGCACATCCTCCTAGGGCTGATCCGGGAGGGCGAGGGTGTGGCCGCGCAGGTGCTCACCAGCCTCGGGGCGGACCTTGAGAAAGTCCGCAAGGAGGTCGTGGGTCTCCTAGGAGAGGCCCCTGGTGCCGCGGCGAAGGGGCGGAAGGCGCACAAGACGCCCACCCTCGATCAGTATGGGCGGGACCTTACTGCAATGGCGGAAGAGGGTAAGTTGGACCCAGTCATCGGCCGAGCCAAGGAGATCGAACGGGTCATTCAGGTCTTGAGCCGGAGGACCAAGAACAACCCGGTCCTCATAGGCGATCCTGGAGTCGGCAAAACCGCCATCGTTGAGGGCTTGGCTCAGAACGTGGCCCGCGGCGACGTGCCCGAAGTGCTGCGCGGGAAGCGCGTCATCGCCCTCGACATGGGATCGATGGTGGCTGGCACGAAGTTCAGGGGGGAGTTCGAGGAACGTCTCAAGCGCGTGGTGGACGAGATCAGGGCATCGGGGGATGTCGTGCTCTTCATAGACGAGATGCACACGATAGTCGGCGCGGGAGCCGCCGAAGGGGCCATTGACGCCGCGAACATCCTCAAGCCCGCGCTTGCCAGGGGTGAGCTTCAGTGCATCGGCGCGACGACCATCGATGAGTACCGCAAGTACGTGGAGAAGGACGCCGCCCTCGAGAGGCGGTTCCAGCCAATCATGGTCGGTGAGCCGACGGTGGATGAGACCATAGCCATCTTGGAAGGACTCCGGGACAGGTATGAAGCCCACCATCGCGTGAAGATCACCGATGAGGCGCTTCGGGCAGCGGCGCGTCTTGCGGATCGCTACATCACAGACAGGTTCCTGCCCGACAAGGCCATCGACCTGGTGGACGAGGCTTCCTCGAAGGTCAGGCTTGCGACCACGATAGAGCCGCCGGATCTGAAGAAGCTCGAGGACGAGTTCAACAGGATAAGGACGGAAAAGGAAGCGGCCATCAAGAACGAGGAGTTCGAGAAGGCGGCGAACCTAAGGGACAAGGAACAGAAGATCAAGGAAGAGATCGACGCGAGGAAGAACGAATGGCAGAGCAAGCGCGGCATGGCAGAGGCCACGGTCACGGCCGAGCACATCGCCCAGGTCGTGTCCTCGTGGACGGGTGTCCCCGTCGCGCAGCTGGCGGAGGAAGAGACCCGACGCCTGCTCAAGCTGGAGGAGATTCTGCACAAGAGGGTCATCGGCCAGGACGAGCCGGTTGAGGCTCTCGCGAGGGCGATCCGCAGAGCGCGTGCCGGGCTGAAGGACCCCAGACGCCCGATCGGATCGTTCATCTTCCTCGGTCCGACGGGCGTGGGCAAGACGGAGCTAGCTAGGGCGCTCGCCGAGGCGCTCTTCGGGGACGAGGACGCCATGATAGCCTTCGACATGTCCGAGTATATGGAGAGGCACACTGTCTCCAGGCTGATCGGCGCTCCTCCGGGCTACGTCGGCTACGAGGAGGCAGGTCAACTGACGGAAAGGGTGCGCAGACGACCGTACTCCGTGGTTCTGTTCGACGAGATCGAGAAGGCACACCCGGATGTCTTCAACGTCTTGCTCCAAGTGCTCGAAGACGGGAGGCTTACCGACGGCAAGGGACGGACCGTGGACTTTCGCAACACCGTCGTCATAATGACCTCGAACGTCGGCGCAAACCTCATAGACCGGGAGTCCAAGCTGGGGTTCACCGCACGCGAGGACGAGGATTACAGCTACGAACGGATGAAGGAGAAGATCACGTCGGAGCTCAGGCGGACCTTCAGGCCCGAGTTCCTGAACAGGGTGGATGAGGTCATAGTGTTCCGTGCGCTGACGCCGGAGCAGATCAGGCAGATCGTGGACCTGCAGCTCAAAGACGTAGAAGCGAGGCTCAGAGATCACGACATTCACCTGGAGGTGACAGACGAAGCCAAGGAGCTTCTCGCCAAGGAGGGCTTCAGCAGGGAGTTCGGAGCGCGTCCGCTCAGGAGGACCATCGAGCGCATGGTCGAGAACAGGCTGTCGGAAGAGCTGCTCCAAGGGTACGTCAAGGACGGCGACACCGTGAGAGTGACGGTCAAAGAAGGGGCCATCGTCGTGGAGAAGAAGCAAGGGGTTGCGGTGGGCCGCGAGTAG
- a CDS encoding sigma-70 family RNA polymerase sigma factor: METPDGALIRRCRAGDEAAFEEVVAAYHRRVWSIAYQMSGDPDDADDITQEAFVRVYRSVHKFREESAFSTWLYRITINLCADYLRRRRRRPDTVSLDSVDVEGRVQGRQIPIASGSPAGTHNPSGSPLREAEAAELRARLKQALLSLPEYYRSVVVLRDIEGLSYREIALALGCPEGTVMSRLFYAKKALREKLRSYVQG; the protein is encoded by the coding sequence GTGGAAACACCCGACGGAGCCCTCATACGGCGATGTCGTGCCGGGGACGAGGCGGCGTTCGAGGAGGTGGTCGCGGCCTATCACCGGCGAGTGTGGAGCATCGCGTATCAGATGAGCGGGGACCCTGATGACGCCGATGACATCACGCAGGAAGCGTTCGTGAGGGTCTACCGGTCGGTTCACAAGTTCCGTGAGGAGTCGGCGTTCTCTACGTGGCTCTACCGAATCACGATCAACCTGTGCGCCGACTATCTGAGGCGGCGCCGAAGGCGTCCTGACACGGTGTCTTTGGACTCGGTTGACGTGGAAGGCCGCGTTCAGGGGAGGCAGATCCCGATCGCTTCGGGCAGTCCCGCAGGTACGCATAACCCTTCCGGGAGCCCGCTGCGGGAGGCGGAAGCTGCTGAGCTTCGTGCCAGGCTAAAGCAGGCCCTGCTGTCGCTGCCTGAGTACTACCGGTCTGTAGTCGTCCTGCGCGACATCGAGGGTCTATCCTACAGGGAGATAGCGTTGGCGCTGGGCTGCCCGGAGGGCACGGTCATGTCGAGGTTGTTCTATGCCAAGAAGGCTTTGCGAGAGAAACTTCGAAGTTACGTACAAGGGTGA
- a CDS encoding zf-HC2 domain-containing protein — MGGFIQRKRSRLRCRDLQRAVLAYAEEGLGGPEREVVEAHIRTCETCRQAAEHLREVTLAVRALRSEPPAALDAAQIARLARRRAEEGRGLRSLAAKVSRWADDVIGPVVECPAEALVASGLVLWLAAAGMAHALSLNQLAGRLAALALVRVGLPGF; from the coding sequence GTGGGCGGATTCATTCAGCGGAAACGCAGTCGTCTGCGTTGCCGCGACCTCCAGCGAGCGGTCCTGGCATACGCGGAGGAAGGGCTCGGCGGACCAGAGCGCGAGGTTGTGGAGGCTCACATCAGGACGTGCGAGACGTGCAGGCAGGCTGCGGAGCACCTGAGAGAGGTGACCCTTGCGGTGAGGGCGCTGCGCAGTGAGCCGCCTGCGGCGCTCGACGCCGCGCAAATCGCACGGCTCGCCCGGCGGAGGGCTGAGGAAGGGCGAGGGCTTCGCAGCTTGGCCGCGAAAGTGAGCCGTTGGGCAGATGACGTCATAGGCCCCGTGGTGGAATGCCCCGCTGAGGCGCTCGTGGCCTCGGGGCTGGTGCTCTGGCTTGCTGCGGCCGGCATGGCGCACGCCTTGAGCCTCAATCAGCTCGCGGGAAGGCTGGCTGCGCTCGCGCTCGTCCGCGTTGGCCTGCCGGGGTTCTAG
- the lepB gene encoding signal peptidase I, whose translation MRGVRLWLTRFVLHPDVFFHDVKAGSPVWPSLSIAALAHWGTGVYLSEALAPDVSWLPAYIASGLVVGAAIAVALLAVLHVVARVLGGRGDIRDLARVWGYTHLPEMVTGVILAAILKVTVFSGLAQRSPGVGWLIGIVVVALITALWSIILRIQAVKVVYDRGVLTCTIVLILFGIASGVLGGAAQFAVQTVGVRAPIMAALMDPMDPRLARDVRAISEGQMSLAVRLGSDDGTMNVPINARAHPPRRGDMVVFCRDDHTRSDLKHSARLISMGIGFGRGASDFVADVGIARVVGLGGDTVEVRSGRVVLNGKELDEPYVKVAGDISVKPVNVPEGSFFLLGDNRLLEPESYGAGIVAGERILGRTLRTWMEISVPVLRALLFG comes from the coding sequence ATGCGGGGCGTCCGGCTCTGGCTGACCAGGTTCGTGCTGCACCCCGACGTTTTCTTCCATGACGTGAAGGCGGGCTCGCCGGTCTGGCCTTCCCTATCGATAGCGGCGCTTGCTCACTGGGGAACGGGCGTCTACCTTTCGGAAGCTCTAGCGCCCGACGTGAGCTGGTTGCCCGCCTACATCGCCTCGGGCTTGGTAGTGGGCGCAGCAATCGCTGTGGCGTTGCTCGCGGTGCTTCACGTGGTCGCCCGCGTGCTGGGCGGGCGCGGCGACATACGTGACCTCGCCCGGGTTTGGGGGTACACCCACCTGCCTGAAATGGTGACCGGCGTGATCCTTGCAGCAATTCTGAAGGTCACGGTTTTCAGCGGATTGGCACAACGCAGTCCCGGTGTGGGCTGGCTCATCGGGATTGTTGTCGTCGCTCTCATCACCGCGCTTTGGTCCATCATCTTGCGGATCCAGGCGGTTAAGGTGGTATACGACCGCGGTGTGCTGACGTGCACGATAGTCCTGATCCTGTTCGGAATTGCGAGCGGCGTCTTGGGAGGAGCAGCGCAGTTTGCCGTGCAGACCGTGGGCGTGAGGGCTCCAATCATGGCCGCGCTCATGGACCCCATGGATCCGCGCTTGGCTCGCGACGTTCGCGCGATCTCCGAGGGTCAGATGTCCCTTGCTGTTCGACTGGGCTCCGACGACGGGACGATGAACGTTCCGATTAACGCGAGAGCGCACCCGCCAAGAAGAGGAGACATGGTCGTGTTCTGCCGCGACGACCACACGCGTAGCGACCTCAAGCATAGCGCCAGGCTCATCTCCATGGGCATTGGCTTCGGAAGAGGCGCTTCGGATTTCGTTGCGGATGTCGGGATCGCGCGGGTGGTGGGCTTGGGCGGGGACACCGTGGAAGTGAGGAGCGGCAGGGTGGTGTTGAACGGCAAGGAGCTGGACGAGCCGTACGTGAAGGTCGCGGGAGACATCTCGGTGAAGCCCGTGAACGTGCCTGAGGGATCTTTCTTCCTACTCGGCGACAACAGGTTGCTCGAACCGGAATCGTACGGCGCAGGCATCGTGGCGGGAGAAAGGATCCTGGGAAGGACGCTCCGCACTTGGATGGAGATATCCGTCCCAGTCTTGCGGGCTCTTTTGTTCGGGTGA
- a CDS encoding DUF1893 domain-containing protein, with product MKYTWHDSEVQRDIDIARRMILAEGLGLAAVKHGKVIASSREHGVRPLLDAVTSVGENLSGAVIGDRVVGRASAMLCIYCGVRAVYTPLASETALGELAAAGIPVIVDGTAPAILNRDGTDRCPFEKMTDGLSSPAEVVETLRAFFKARK from the coding sequence TTGAAGTACACGTGGCATGATTCTGAAGTCCAGAGAGACATCGATATCGCACGCCGAATGATTCTCGCTGAGGGGCTCGGCCTGGCGGCTGTCAAGCATGGCAAGGTCATCGCAAGCTCGCGGGAGCACGGGGTGCGTCCCCTTCTGGATGCTGTTACCAGCGTCGGAGAGAACCTTAGCGGAGCGGTCATAGGAGACCGGGTCGTGGGGAGGGCGTCTGCGATGCTTTGCATCTACTGCGGCGTGAGAGCGGTTTATACTCCGCTCGCGTCGGAGACGGCTCTTGGTGAGTTGGCTGCTGCGGGCATTCCCGTGATCGTGGATGGCACCGCGCCCGCGATTCTGAACAGGGATGGCACGGATAGGTGCCCGTTTGAGAAGATGACGGATGGGCTGAGCTCGCCCGCCGAGGTCGTGGAGACCTTGAGGGCGTTCTTCAAGGCGAGGAAGTGA
- a CDS encoding lipoate--protein ligase, which produces MRLYRLGSLRGQQSMLIFHAMARMGREGLVLVSPSEPIVSIGYFQDARKVADLEYCRAHGISVMRREVGGGTTLLDENQVFFQLVVRRDNPEFPRRIAALYELVAGPCVDTYRDLGVDAVFRPVNDVVTREGRKVSGLGGADIGECMVFVGNIILDFDYKTMVSILKVPSEKFRDKVFKSLEENLTTVLRETGAVPPRDTVEDLLAKHFAKRIGQLDESPLDADVTAAARDLESEFMSDDFLFKKGRSAGDRVKIAEGASVLERNYKAPGGLITVTCAVSNGTIRDISVSGDFTFYPREMLGSLEQALVGVRHEAFEVEEALCRFYEDSGIDSPGVTPGDLTKAVCGE; this is translated from the coding sequence ATGCGCCTTTACCGTCTCGGCAGCCTGCGAGGACAGCAATCGATGCTCATCTTTCACGCGATGGCGAGGATGGGGCGCGAGGGCCTCGTACTCGTGTCGCCGTCGGAACCGATAGTAAGCATCGGTTACTTCCAGGACGCCCGGAAGGTGGCCGATCTCGAGTACTGCCGGGCACACGGCATTTCGGTGATGCGGCGGGAGGTCGGGGGCGGCACCACGCTGCTTGACGAAAACCAGGTCTTCTTCCAACTCGTCGTGAGACGAGATAATCCCGAGTTTCCCAGGAGAATCGCGGCCCTATACGAGCTTGTGGCGGGCCCATGTGTGGACACGTACCGGGATCTTGGTGTGGACGCGGTCTTCCGTCCGGTGAACGACGTAGTCACGAGGGAAGGACGTAAGGTGTCGGGACTGGGCGGCGCAGACATCGGAGAATGTATGGTGTTTGTGGGGAACATAATCCTGGATTTCGACTACAAGACCATGGTAAGCATCCTGAAGGTTCCAAGCGAGAAGTTCCGCGACAAGGTCTTCAAGTCCCTCGAGGAGAATCTGACGACGGTGCTTCGAGAGACTGGGGCGGTGCCGCCTCGAGACACGGTCGAGGATCTACTCGCCAAACACTTCGCCAAGCGGATCGGACAGCTTGATGAGTCGCCGCTCGATGCGGATGTGACGGCGGCCGCCCGCGACCTGGAGAGCGAGTTCATGTCCGATGACTTTCTCTTCAAGAAGGGCAGGAGCGCCGGCGATCGAGTGAAGATCGCGGAAGGCGCCTCGGTGCTCGAGAGGAACTACAAGGCCCCTGGCGGCCTCATAACGGTGACGTGCGCGGTCTCGAACGGGACCATACGCGACATCTCAGTTTCCGGGGACTTTACGTTTTATCCCCGCGAAATGCTGGGCAGTCTGGAACAAGCGTTGGTTGGAGTTAGGCACGAAGCGTTCGAGGTGGAAGAGGCCCTGTGTCGTTTCTATGAAGACTCCGGCATCGACTCGCCCGGCGTGACGCCGGGGGACCTCACGAAGGCCGTCTGCGGCGAATGA